CGCCGTGTAAATCGAAACCGTAGGCCTGGCGCATCAGCTCGACGTTGGCGATCAGGTTGCGCTGGCGCACTTCGACGCCCTTGGGCGTACCCGTGGAGCCGGAGGTGTATTGCAGGAAGGACACGGTCGCGCCGTCGACATCCGGGCGTATCCACTGGCTGGCGGACGGGGTGCCAAGGTCTTGGACCGTCGCTACATCGACCCGGCCTTCGACCAGCTCACGCAGGTTTTCACAATGATCGGCCGGGGCGAGGATCAACGTCGGCTGCGCATCCACTACCACATTGCGCACCCGGTCCAGGTGACGCGGCTTGCGCGACGGTGGCGGAAACAGCGGTACGGCGATCAGCCCGGCGTATTGGCAGGCGCAGAAGGCACGGGCGTAGTCGAGGCTGGTGGGCAGCATCAACAGCACCCGATCACCCGGCGCATAACGCGCCTGCAACGCCGCCGCCAGGGATTGGCTCTGCTCGTGCAATTGGGCAAAGGTCAGGGTTTCGCCGATCTCGACGCCGTCCGGCAAAAAATGCAGGGCCGCGCGCTGCGGAAAATTCCGGGCGTTGGTTTCCAGCACTTCGATCCAGTGTTTGAAAGAAAACATGTGCAATTCACGCCATGGCAACGATGACTTTGCGGTCACCGGTGTAAGGGTTGCGGCCGTGGGCGACCAGTCGATTGTCGAGCATCAGGATGTCGCCGGGCTGCCAGGGAAAACTGATGGCGGTCTGGCGATAGACCTCGCGCACGGTGTCGAGCACCGCGTCGGGAATGGCCGAGCCGTCGCCGAAGTACACGTGGCGCGGCAGGTTCTCTTCACCCACCGCGGCCAGCAGGCTGGCGCGCACCGAGGGTTCGATGGCCGAGACGTGGAACAGGTGGGCCTGGTTGAACCACACCCATTCGCCGGTCTCGGGATGCTCGAGCACCGCCGCGCAACGTTGGCGGGTACGCAGTTCCCCGTCGGCTTTCCACTCCCATTGAATGTCGTTGTCCAGGCAGTAACGCTCGACCTGGGCGCGGTCCTCGGTGTTGAAGACCTTCTGCCATGGCAAATCCAGCGCGCCGCTGTAGTTGCGCACGTAGAGCAGCTCGCGGCTGGCGAACAGGTCGCGGATCTCGGCGGGCATGCGCTGGTAGATCAGGCGGCTGTCGGCAATCGGCGTTTCGCCGCCGGTTTCGCTGGCCTTGATGCAGTGGAACCAGATGCGCGAAGGCCAGGGCCGGGTGTAGGCCTGTTCGTTGTGCAAGGGGATGAATTGGTGGGCCGGGTATTC
This genomic interval from Pseudomonas putida contains the following:
- a CDS encoding TauD/TfdA family dioxygenase, with translation MTSIEHLSVRSEGLPNVSALDTESTLPMLVEGKPGQSIHELDASVRATLDQALITVGGVLFRGFNVPTPIDFKRFAASFGAPLASYEFGSTPRSKVFAGVYSSTEYPAHQFIPLHNEQAYTRPWPSRIWFHCIKASETGGETPIADSRLIYQRMPAEIRDLFASRELLYVRNYSGALDLPWQKVFNTEDRAQVERYCLDNDIQWEWKADGELRTRQRCAAVLEHPETGEWVWFNQAHLFHVSAIEPSVRASLLAAVGEENLPRHVYFGDGSAIPDAVLDTVREVYRQTAISFPWQPGDILMLDNRLVAHGRNPYTGDRKVIVAMA